A window from Nodosilinea sp. PGN35 encodes these proteins:
- the tpiA gene encoding triose-phosphate isomerase: protein MRKIVIAGNWKMYKTQGETLDFLRHFLGQLTDTPDGREVILCAPFTALGALSKSLHGARIKVGAQNIHWMPEGAFTGEISGDMLRELGVRYVIVGHSERRQYFADTDETVNLRLQAAQKCGLTPILCVGETKRQRDAGETEAVIAAQIEKGLVGIDQNNLIIAYEPIWAIGTGDTCEATDANQVIGRIRKLLKNPDVTIQYGGSVKPSNVDELMAQPEIDGALVGGASLEPDSFARIVNFQ, encoded by the coding sequence GTGCGAAAAATTGTTATTGCTGGCAACTGGAAAATGTACAAGACCCAGGGCGAGACTCTGGACTTTTTGCGTCATTTTCTGGGGCAACTGACCGATACCCCCGATGGCCGCGAAGTGATTCTCTGTGCACCGTTTACGGCCCTCGGGGCGCTGTCTAAGAGCCTGCACGGAGCCCGAATCAAGGTGGGGGCGCAAAATATTCACTGGATGCCTGAAGGAGCTTTTACCGGAGAAATTTCAGGGGATATGCTGCGAGAGCTAGGGGTGCGCTACGTGATTGTGGGCCACAGCGAGCGTCGTCAGTACTTTGCCGACACCGACGAAACGGTAAACCTGCGCCTGCAAGCAGCCCAGAAGTGCGGCCTTACCCCAATTCTGTGCGTGGGTGAGACCAAACGCCAGCGTGACGCGGGTGAAACCGAAGCGGTGATTGCCGCTCAGATTGAAAAGGGTTTGGTAGGTATTGACCAGAACAATCTGATCATTGCCTACGAACCGATCTGGGCGATCGGCACGGGCGATACCTGCGAAGCTACCGATGCCAACCAGGTGATTGGCCGCATTCGCAAGCTGCTGAAAAATCCCGATGTCACCATTCAGTACGGGGGGTCGGTGAAGCCCAGCAACGTCGATGAGCTGATGGCTCAGCCCGAAATTGACGGAGCCCTGGTAGGGGGAGCCAGTCTAGAACCTGACAGTTTTGCCCGCATTGTCAACTTTCAGTGA
- a CDS encoding polyribonucleotide nucleotidyltransferase: MQEFEKTISFGGRDIHLRGGLLAPQAGGAVLVQSGETAVLVTATRSAGRQGIDFLPLLVDYEERLYAAGRIPGGFLRREGRPPERATLICRLIDRPMRPLFPQWLRDDIQIVATTLAMDEQVPPDVLAATGASIAVLLAKIPFYGPMAAVRVGLVGDDFIINPTYREVETGDLDLVVAGSPDGVIMVEAGANQLPEADVIEAIDFGYEVVQDLIKAQLELIKELGIEIVTEQEPETDPTLATFIEEKTAAAIKDVLKQFSLTKPERDEKLDAIKDELVATIDALEDDNPIKVAVAENGKALGNTYKSVTKKLMRQQIVDEKVRVDGRQLDEVRPISCRVGLLPKRVHGTGLFQRGLTQVMSVATLGTPGDAQMMDDLHPDEEKRYLHHYNFPPYSVGETRPMRSPGRREIGHGALAERALVPVLPPKEEFPYVIRVVSEVLSSNGSTSMGSVCGSTLSLMDAGVPITKPVSGAAMGLIKEGDEVRILTDIQGIEDFLGDMDFKVAGTDSGITALQMDMKITGLPLAVIADAINQAKPARLHILEKMLATIDTPRAELSPYAPRLISFKIDPEMIGMVIGPGGKKIKGITEQTGAKVDINDDGTVTVSSIEGEKALQAKALIEAIVFKPAAGDVFVGKVTRVIPIGAFVEFMPGQEGMVHISQLADYRVAKVEDEVNVGDEVIIKVREIDGRGRINLTRLNIHPDEAAAARAAAEVRA; the protein is encoded by the coding sequence ATGCAAGAATTTGAAAAAACAATATCCTTTGGTGGTCGCGATATTCACCTGAGGGGTGGGCTACTGGCACCCCAGGCCGGGGGCGCGGTGTTAGTACAGTCGGGCGAAACAGCGGTTTTGGTGACCGCAACCCGCTCAGCAGGACGTCAGGGCATCGACTTTTTGCCTCTGCTGGTCGATTACGAAGAGCGCCTCTACGCCGCTGGCCGCATTCCCGGCGGATTTCTGCGCCGTGAGGGTCGTCCGCCCGAGCGAGCCACGCTTATTTGTCGCCTGATCGATCGCCCTATGCGACCTCTGTTTCCCCAGTGGCTACGCGACGACATTCAGATCGTCGCCACCACCCTGGCAATGGACGAGCAGGTACCTCCCGATGTGCTGGCGGCTACGGGTGCCTCGATCGCGGTGCTATTGGCCAAAATTCCCTTCTATGGCCCGATGGCAGCCGTGCGGGTGGGTCTAGTGGGCGACGATTTCATCATCAACCCCACCTACAGAGAGGTTGAGACCGGCGATCTCGACCTAGTGGTGGCGGGTTCCCCCGACGGCGTGATTATGGTGGAGGCCGGAGCCAACCAGCTGCCCGAGGCCGACGTGATTGAGGCCATCGACTTTGGCTACGAAGTGGTGCAAGACCTGATCAAGGCCCAGCTAGAGCTAATCAAAGAGTTGGGCATTGAGATTGTCACCGAGCAAGAGCCCGAGACCGACCCCACCCTGGCGACCTTCATCGAAGAAAAAACCGCTGCCGCCATCAAAGACGTGCTGAAGCAGTTCAGCCTCACCAAGCCCGAGCGCGACGAAAAACTCGACGCTATCAAAGACGAGCTGGTCGCCACCATTGACGCCCTTGAGGACGACAACCCGATTAAGGTGGCGGTGGCCGAGAACGGTAAAGCCCTGGGCAATACCTACAAGTCGGTGACCAAAAAGCTAATGCGCCAGCAAATTGTCGATGAGAAGGTGCGGGTCGATGGGCGGCAGCTCGATGAGGTGCGGCCCATCTCCTGCCGAGTTGGGCTGCTGCCCAAGCGAGTGCACGGTACCGGGCTATTTCAGCGCGGCCTCACCCAGGTGATGTCGGTGGCTACCCTGGGCACCCCCGGTGACGCCCAGATGATGGATGACCTCCACCCCGACGAAGAGAAGCGCTACCTGCACCACTACAACTTCCCCCCCTACTCAGTGGGTGAAACTCGACCGATGCGATCGCCCGGTCGCCGAGAAATTGGCCACGGCGCTCTTGCCGAGCGGGCTCTGGTGCCGGTTTTACCTCCCAAGGAAGAATTTCCCTACGTGATTCGGGTGGTGTCGGAGGTGCTGTCGTCCAACGGTTCGACCTCCATGGGGTCGGTGTGCGGCTCGACTCTGTCGCTGATGGATGCTGGGGTGCCCATCACCAAGCCCGTCAGCGGTGCCGCCATGGGCCTGATTAAAGAGGGCGACGAGGTGCGCATTCTCACCGACATCCAGGGGATCGAAGACTTTTTGGGCGATATGGACTTTAAAGTTGCCGGTACCGATAGCGGCATCACCGCCCTGCAAATGGATATGAAAATCACCGGCCTGCCCCTGGCGGTGATTGCCGACGCCATCAACCAGGCCAAACCCGCCCGGCTGCACATTCTAGAGAAGATGCTGGCCACCATCGACACCCCCAGGGCAGAGCTATCGCCCTATGCCCCTCGCCTGATCAGCTTTAAAATCGATCCCGAGATGATTGGCATGGTGATTGGCCCCGGCGGCAAGAAGATCAAAGGCATCACCGAGCAGACAGGAGCCAAAGTCGATATCAACGATGACGGTACCGTTACCGTATCCTCCATTGAGGGCGAAAAGGCCCTTCAGGCTAAGGCCCTAATTGAGGCCATTGTCTTTAAGCCCGCCGCTGGCGATGTGTTTGTCGGCAAAGTTACCCGCGTTATCCCCATCGGTGCCTTTGTGGAGTTTATGCCTGGACAGGAAGGCATGGTTCACATTTCGCAGCTGGCCGACTACCGTGTGGCCAAGGTCGAAGACGAAGTCAACGTCGGCGATGAGGTGATCATCAAGGTGCGTGAAATTGACGGGCGCGGTCGCATTAACCTGACCCGGTTAAACATTCACCCCGACGAAGCTGCTGCCGCCCGTGCCGCCGCTGAGGTGCGAGCCTAG
- the infB gene encoding translation initiation factor IF-2 encodes MNGKVRIYELSKELDLDNKDILAIASRLDIAVKSHSSTIAESEADQIRAAARQSRASGGANRPNSAPDRSANRPRPAAPIKNGARPERKQQILEIRRHRVTPKSDSGANAPVSSASPPSAPPPSPSRPARPTGDGLSQPPSRPGEASRADRAEVKPKPSVSLNRPEAAPVVEPDVPAVETVAVEPAIEATTPPIKPKPELVGPVSRARADSGDRQVIVPEGARPPRPVIRRPESRSPESRSPESRGSDGTGTPRPTIPIREIDAGEDVTRLKPKPKLRRPNADAETARAETAARTETTPANDSISVLGVGGLDDHPRRPSPPRHKREEREDEDDDQKMREKASKVGKTKRRGQGVLGEDDEDLDVLVDELDEDEEQATDAQNLSISLARPPKPKSAGGAKPSSPTMKSHKPQHRDSSGGRSRRGRRGESQPTQERPEFIVLSEGLTVHELAEQIMVPETELIKSLFFKGIAANINQTLDIETAKMVAEEFEVMVETSEVESEAKKVTEMIDEADLESLKRRPPVVTIMGHVDHGKTTLLDSIRKTKVAQGEAGGITQHIGAYHVDVDHAGTSHQIVFLDTPGHEAFTAMRARGTRVTDIAILVVAADDGVRPQTIEAISHAKAAEVPLIVAINKVDKETANPDRVKQELMEHGLVPEEWGGDTIMVPVSALSGDNLDSLLEMIVLVAEVEDLQANPDRLARGTVIEANLDKARGPVATLLIQNGTLRVGDSLVAGPILGKVKAMLDDRLKRVQAAGPSFAVEVLGLNDVPAAGDEFEVYPDEKTARAVADKRMLEQRQSRLQQAMASRRVTLNTISAQVQEGDLKDLNLLLKADVQGSIEAILAALQQLPQNEVQIRVLLAAPGEISETDVDLAAASGAVIVGFNTTLAPGARQSADRLGVDVRDYEVIYNLLDDIQGAMEGLLDPEMVEEPLGQVEVRAVFPVRKGAVAGCYVLSGKVTRNCNLRVVRGGEVVYTGKLDSLKRMKEDAKDVAAGFECGIGIDNFSDWKEGDIIDAFKMVTKRRTLAMA; translated from the coding sequence ATGAACGGCAAAGTGAGAATTTACGAGTTATCGAAGGAATTGGATTTGGATAACAAAGACATCTTGGCGATCGCAAGTCGCCTCGACATTGCCGTGAAGAGTCACAGCAGCACCATCGCTGAGTCAGAAGCGGATCAAATTCGCGCAGCGGCCCGGCAGTCTCGCGCCAGTGGCGGGGCCAATCGGCCCAATTCTGCGCCAGATCGCTCCGCCAACCGGCCTCGACCGGCGGCCCCGATCAAAAATGGCGCACGGCCCGAACGCAAGCAGCAGATTTTAGAAATTCGTCGTCACCGGGTCACACCTAAATCTGACTCTGGGGCCAACGCTCCTGTCTCCAGCGCCTCCCCCCCCAGTGCGCCGCCGCCCAGCCCCAGTCGGCCAGCGCGCCCCACGGGGGACGGTCTCTCCCAGCCTCCCAGTCGGCCGGGCGAAGCGTCCAGAGCCGATCGGGCGGAGGTGAAGCCCAAGCCGTCGGTGTCCCTCAATCGCCCCGAAGCGGCCCCTGTGGTTGAGCCCGACGTTCCAGCCGTTGAGACCGTGGCGGTCGAACCTGCGATCGAGGCGACGACTCCCCCGATCAAGCCCAAGCCAGAGCTGGTGGGGCCTGTATCTCGGGCTCGGGCTGACAGTGGCGATCGCCAGGTGATTGTGCCCGAGGGGGCCCGTCCCCCTCGACCCGTGATTCGGCGACCCGAGAGCCGCAGCCCCGAGAGCCGCAGCCCCGAGAGCCGCGGTTCCGACGGCACCGGCACACCGCGTCCCACCATTCCTATTCGCGAAATTGACGCTGGCGAAGATGTCACCCGTCTGAAGCCCAAGCCCAAGCTGCGGCGTCCCAACGCCGATGCTGAAACGGCTAGAGCCGAAACGGCCGCCCGTACCGAGACCACTCCCGCCAACGATTCCATCTCCGTGCTTGGAGTGGGTGGTCTTGACGATCATCCCCGTCGGCCCTCACCGCCTCGCCACAAGCGCGAAGAGCGCGAAGACGAGGACGACGATCAAAAGATGCGCGAAAAAGCCAGCAAGGTCGGCAAGACCAAGCGGCGGGGCCAGGGCGTCCTGGGCGAAGACGACGAAGACCTGGATGTACTCGTTGACGAGCTTGACGAAGACGAAGAGCAGGCCACAGATGCACAAAATCTGAGTATTTCCCTGGCTCGTCCTCCCAAGCCCAAGAGTGCCGGCGGCGCTAAGCCGTCGTCGCCGACGATGAAGAGCCACAAGCCTCAGCATCGCGACAGCAGCGGCGGTCGTTCCCGGCGCGGTCGTCGGGGTGAGTCGCAGCCCACCCAAGAGCGCCCCGAATTTATCGTGCTCTCCGAGGGGTTAACCGTCCACGAGCTGGCCGAGCAGATCATGGTGCCTGAAACAGAACTGATCAAGTCTCTGTTCTTTAAAGGCATTGCCGCCAACATCAACCAGACCCTCGACATTGAGACCGCCAAGATGGTGGCTGAAGAGTTCGAGGTCATGGTTGAAACCAGCGAAGTTGAGTCTGAGGCCAAGAAGGTCACGGAGATGATCGACGAGGCTGACCTCGAAAGCCTCAAGCGACGGCCACCCGTGGTTACCATCATGGGTCACGTTGACCACGGTAAAACCACGCTGCTCGATTCCATTCGCAAGACCAAGGTGGCCCAGGGCGAGGCGGGCGGTATTACCCAGCACATTGGCGCGTACCACGTCGATGTCGATCACGCGGGCACATCCCATCAGATTGTCTTCCTAGATACCCCCGGTCACGAAGCGTTTACCGCCATGCGGGCGCGGGGTACCCGAGTGACCGACATCGCCATTCTGGTGGTAGCGGCTGACGACGGCGTGCGGCCCCAAACCATTGAGGCCATCAGCCATGCTAAGGCCGCCGAAGTACCGCTAATTGTGGCCATCAACAAGGTCGACAAGGAGACCGCCAACCCCGATCGGGTTAAGCAAGAGCTGATGGAGCACGGCCTTGTGCCCGAGGAGTGGGGCGGTGACACCATTATGGTGCCGGTGAGTGCCCTGTCCGGCGACAACCTCGACAGCCTGCTGGAGATGATTGTGCTGGTCGCTGAGGTAGAAGACCTCCAGGCCAACCCCGATCGACTGGCGCGCGGTACCGTCATTGAGGCCAATCTCGATAAGGCGCGGGGCCCGGTGGCCACCCTGCTGATTCAGAACGGTACGCTGCGGGTGGGCGATTCCCTGGTGGCTGGCCCGATTCTAGGCAAGGTCAAGGCTATGCTTGACGATCGCCTCAAGCGGGTTCAAGCTGCTGGCCCATCCTTTGCCGTAGAGGTGCTCGGCCTCAACGATGTCCCCGCCGCCGGAGACGAGTTTGAGGTCTACCCCGACGAGAAAACCGCCCGAGCCGTGGCCGACAAGCGGATGCTTGAGCAGCGGCAGTCGCGCTTGCAGCAGGCCATGGCCTCTCGACGCGTTACCCTCAACACCATTTCAGCTCAGGTTCAGGAGGGCGATCTCAAGGATCTCAACCTGCTGCTCAAGGCTGACGTGCAGGGCTCCATCGAAGCCATTCTGGCTGCGCTCCAGCAGCTGCCCCAAAACGAAGTTCAAATTCGAGTATTGCTGGCTGCCCCTGGCGAAATCAGCGAAACCGACGTTGACCTGGCCGCTGCCAGTGGCGCGGTAATTGTTGGCTTCAACACCACCCTGGCTCCGGGGGCGCGGCAGTCTGCCGATCGCCTGGGGGTAGACGTGCGCGACTACGAGGTGATCTACAATCTGCTCGACGACATCCAGGGGGCGATGGAAGGTCTCCTCGATCCCGAAATGGTCGAAGAGCCCCTGGGTCAGGTGGAAGTGCGGGCGGTATTCCCCGTGCGCAAGGGTGCGGTTGCTGGCTGCTATGTGCTTTCGGGCAAGGTGACTCGCAACTGCAACCTGCGGGTGGTGCGCGGTGGCGAGGTGGTCTACACCGGCAAGCTCGACTCCCTCAAGCGCATGAAAGAAGATGCCAAAGACGTGGCCGCTGGGTTTGAGTGCGGCATCGGCATCGACAACTTCAGCGACTGGAAGGAAGGCGACATTATCGACGCCTTCAAGATGGTCACGAAGCGCCGCACCCTGGCGATGGCCTAG
- a CDS encoding NAD-dependent epimerase, with protein sequence MAVLVTGVAGFIGSFVARRLLDSGQSVYGIDNLNNYYDVGLKRDRLALLEPHPGFTFEQLDLFDRAGMLALFRNHRFQYVIHLAAQAGVRYSLENPFAYSDSNLSGFLNLLEGCRMMGVEHLVFASSSSVYGANRKVPFSVADRVDHPVSLYAATKKANELMAHAYSSLYQIPTTGLRFFTVYGPWGRPDMAYFKFVEAILGDRPIQVFNQGQMKRDFTYIDDVVEGVVRVMAHIPKANTDLSSDSQAPYRIYNIGNHQPVELLRFIQVIEAALGKTAQTVLCGMQPGDVPATYADVGDLMADVGFAPSTPIEAGIQRFVDWYKQYYRI encoded by the coding sequence ATCGCTGTACTAGTTACTGGGGTAGCGGGGTTTATTGGCTCATTTGTGGCCCGGCGGCTCTTGGACAGCGGCCAGTCGGTTTACGGCATTGACAACCTCAACAACTACTACGATGTAGGCCTGAAGCGCGATCGCTTAGCCCTGCTTGAGCCCCACCCAGGCTTTACCTTTGAGCAGCTCGATCTATTCGATCGCGCCGGCATGCTGGCGCTGTTTCGCAACCATCGGTTTCAGTACGTCATTCACCTGGCGGCCCAGGCGGGGGTGCGCTACTCGCTGGAAAACCCCTTCGCCTACTCCGACAGCAACCTCTCGGGGTTTCTCAACCTGCTGGAGGGCTGCCGCATGATGGGGGTTGAGCACCTGGTGTTTGCCTCATCTAGCTCGGTGTACGGGGCGAACCGCAAGGTGCCGTTCTCGGTGGCCGATCGGGTTGACCATCCGGTATCGCTTTACGCGGCTACCAAAAAGGCCAACGAGCTGATGGCTCACGCCTACAGCAGCCTGTACCAAATTCCCACCACAGGGCTGCGATTCTTTACGGTGTACGGCCCCTGGGGCAGGCCCGACATGGCCTACTTCAAGTTTGTAGAGGCGATTCTGGGCGATCGCCCTATCCAGGTGTTCAACCAGGGTCAGATGAAACGCGATTTCACCTATATCGATGACGTGGTGGAGGGGGTGGTGCGGGTCATGGCGCATATTCCCAAGGCAAACACAGACCTCAGCAGCGACAGCCAGGCTCCCTACAGGATCTACAACATTGGTAACCACCAGCCCGTGGAGCTGCTGCGCTTTATCCAGGTGATTGAAGCAGCCCTGGGCAAGACGGCGCAGACCGTGCTCTGCGGCATGCAGCCTGGGGATGTGCCCGCCACCTACGCCGACGTGGGCGATCTAATGGCCGACGTGGGCTTTGCCCCCAGCACCCCCATTGAGGCGGGCATCCAGCGGTTTGTGGACTGGTATAAGCAGTACTACAGGATCTAA
- the nusA gene encoding transcription termination factor NusA — protein MSLVSLPNLQEMIDVISRERNLPKHAVENALREALLKGYERYRRTREIDTHFDEEYFDNFDIELDVDDYDDQGFRVLATKTIVDEVTSQDHEIALAEVREVAPEAQAGDTVVLDVTPDQRDFGRMAAIQTKQVLAQKLRDQQRKLVQEEFQDLEGSILSARVLRFERQSVIMAVVSGVGQPEVEAELLKRDQLPNDNYRANATFRVALKKVSEGSHRGPQLLVSRADAALVVELFTNEVPEIEDEIVRIVAVAREANPPSRSVGPRTKIAVDTLERDVDPVGACIGARGSRIQVVVNELRGEKIDVIRWSPDPATYISNALSPARVDEVRLVNPDDRQAHVLVPEDQLSLAIGKEGQNVRLAARLTGWKIDIKDSGKYDYEEEDRKIAELVAAREEAAREAAELAAEEAEAAEWKAKAAAERAAAEARAAGLAVDDPPAEDDELATPPLPDAEYAAESGPAAEALGFEASTAEAAALATAEDEEVLEDEEVLEDASLVDDTDTPGASVEEE, from the coding sequence ATGTCGTTAGTAAGTCTGCCAAATTTGCAGGAAATGATCGATGTCATTAGCCGCGAGCGCAACCTGCCCAAGCACGCGGTTGAAAATGCCCTGCGAGAGGCCCTGCTCAAGGGCTACGAGCGCTACCGCCGCACCCGCGAAATCGACACCCACTTCGACGAAGAATACTTCGACAACTTTGACATCGAACTCGATGTTGACGACTACGACGACCAGGGCTTTCGCGTGCTGGCCACCAAAACCATCGTTGACGAAGTCACCAGTCAAGACCACGAAATTGCCCTGGCAGAGGTGCGCGAAGTCGCCCCCGAGGCCCAGGCTGGGGACACCGTGGTGCTCGATGTCACCCCCGACCAGCGCGATTTTGGCCGGATGGCGGCCATTCAAACCAAGCAGGTGCTGGCCCAAAAGCTGCGCGACCAGCAGCGCAAGCTCGTCCAGGAAGAATTCCAAGACCTAGAAGGCAGCATTCTCTCCGCGCGGGTGCTGCGGTTTGAGCGTCAGTCGGTGATTATGGCCGTCGTCAGCGGTGTGGGCCAGCCCGAGGTCGAAGCCGAGCTGCTCAAGCGCGACCAGTTGCCCAACGACAACTACCGGGCCAACGCCACCTTCCGCGTGGCGCTCAAAAAAGTCTCCGAAGGCTCCCACCGGGGCCCCCAGCTGCTCGTGTCGCGGGCCGACGCAGCCCTGGTGGTCGAACTCTTCACCAACGAAGTACCCGAAATTGAAGACGAAATCGTCCGCATTGTGGCCGTCGCGCGGGAGGCCAACCCCCCGTCGCGCTCCGTCGGCCCCCGCACCAAGATCGCGGTGGATACCCTAGAGCGAGATGTGGATCCGGTTGGTGCCTGCATTGGAGCGCGGGGGTCGCGCATTCAGGTGGTGGTCAACGAGCTGCGGGGCGAAAAAATCGACGTTATCCGCTGGTCCCCCGACCCGGCCACTTACATCTCCAACGCCCTCAGCCCCGCCCGGGTAGACGAGGTGCGCCTGGTTAACCCCGACGATCGCCAGGCCCACGTGCTGGTGCCCGAAGACCAGCTCAGCTTAGCGATCGGCAAAGAAGGCCAAAACGTCCGTTTGGCGGCCCGCCTTACTGGCTGGAAGATCGACATCAAAGATTCGGGCAAGTACGACTACGAGGAAGAAGATCGTAAGATTGCTGAGCTAGTGGCGGCCCGCGAAGAGGCGGCCCGCGAAGCCGCCGAGCTGGCGGCGGAGGAAGCTGAGGCAGCGGAATGGAAGGCGAAGGCCGCAGCAGAACGGGCCGCCGCTGAGGCCAGAGCAGCGGGTCTGGCGGTCGATGATCCCCCCGCCGAAGATGACGAGTTGGCGACTCCACCTCTGCCCGACGCTGAGTACGCCGCCGAGTCGGGGCCTGCCGCTGAAGCGCTTGGGTTTGAAGCGTCTACGGCTGAGGCCGCTGCGCTCGCCACCGCTGAAGACGAGGAGGTGTTAGAAGACGAGGAGGTGCTAGAAGACGCCTCCCTGGTGGACGACACCGACACTCCAGGGGCAAGCGTCGAGGAGGAATAA
- a CDS encoding YlxR family protein — MQPNYRRCVSCRRVGPKTDFWRVVRVYPDRSVRLGNGMGRSAYLCPRADCLRQAQKKSRLGRALKVNVPEEIYQSLWNQLDGPAADAAPVIDRPPALPVLTESTEEKNVSSGDLTKNFCN; from the coding sequence ATGCAACCCAACTATCGGCGCTGTGTCAGCTGTCGCCGAGTCGGGCCTAAAACCGACTTTTGGCGCGTGGTGAGGGTTTACCCCGACCGCTCGGTGCGCCTTGGCAATGGCATGGGGCGATCGGCTTACCTCTGCCCCCGGGCCGACTGCCTACGCCAGGCCCAAAAGAAAAGCCGACTGGGGCGCGCCCTAAAAGTCAACGTACCGGAGGAAATCTACCAGAGTCTCTGGAATCAGCTGGACGGCCCGGCGGCAGATGCCGCCCCTGTCATAGATCGCCCCCCGGCCCTCCCGGTTCTAACCGAGAGCACTGAGGAAAAAAATGTGTCGTCAGGAGACTTAACCAAAAATTTTTGCAACTGA
- a CDS encoding low-complexity tail membrane protein, with translation MAPWRCDPYLWVHLAGLATVPLWLDLCLLGLAVGNPTLPELELGVLIVLGVLPVLAMQLRQPFYIFSLPGLALRPGALQDDQRRLLSQFRRWRVRLGALLVPVPLVWVLLKLYPLAFLARELTPFGDWGRWEGVAIAALSFAMANLFLQIPVAVLQVLATPNRAMASVSPYPTATVAADFTWIGLPVGKILPDLAPRPTADLSAPPSAQGVEIQGSGTAVDAPAVHSGSDGANTEPPLSSGVEAVEPIGGEDLPQAEPSQTVVHDAPGWSEVAPAAVVDGTNPEDAAAPATAEPAADGAVGNYWPLRHPEVNGDSDGVIDPDEADYPQSLPAIATTPNIR, from the coding sequence ATGGCACCCTGGCGCTGCGACCCCTATCTGTGGGTACACCTGGCTGGATTGGCTACTGTGCCATTGTGGCTCGATCTGTGCCTGCTGGGGCTGGCGGTGGGGAACCCCACCCTACCGGAGCTAGAACTGGGTGTTCTAATCGTCCTAGGCGTTCTGCCGGTGCTGGCGATGCAGCTGCGGCAACCCTTTTACATCTTTAGTTTGCCGGGGCTAGCCCTGCGGCCAGGGGCTCTACAGGACGATCAGCGCCGTCTGCTGAGCCAGTTTCGGCGGTGGCGGGTGCGGCTGGGGGCGCTGCTGGTGCCCGTGCCTTTGGTATGGGTGCTGCTCAAGCTTTACCCCCTGGCGTTTTTGGCCCGCGAGCTGACGCCCTTTGGGGATTGGGGCCGCTGGGAAGGTGTGGCGATCGCCGCCCTGAGTTTCGCAATGGCCAATCTGTTCTTGCAGATACCCGTTGCCGTGCTCCAGGTGTTGGCTACGCCGAACCGCGCTATGGCAAGCGTTTCACCTTACCCTACCGCAACGGTAGCCGCCGACTTTACCTGGATTGGCTTACCGGTGGGCAAAATTCTGCCCGACTTAGCCCCGAGGCCAACCGCCGATTTGTCGGCACCACCGTCGGCGCAGGGTGTGGAGATCCAAGGGTCTGGGACAGCGGTAGATGCGCCCGCCGTCCACTCGGGGAGCGACGGGGCCAACACTGAGCCGCCCCTAAGCTCTGGCGTTGAAGCGGTTGAGCCGATCGGTGGTGAAGACTTGCCCCAGGCAGAGCCGTCCCAGACCGTAGTGCACGACGCCCCGGGTTGGTCGGAGGTGGCTCCAGCGGCAGTTGTAGACGGTACTAACCCAGAGGATGCAGCGGCCCCTGCCACCGCCGAACCCGCAGCTGACGGTGCCGTGGGCAACTATTGGCCCCTGCGTCACCCTGAGGTGAATGGGGACAGCGATGGTGTCATCGATCCAGACGAGGCCGACTATCCGCAGTCCTTACCCGCGATCGCCACCACTCCCAATATTCGCTAG
- a CDS encoding DUF4886 domain-containing protein: MANRLRPRQAIVQFFGLIGVVAVTMAACQIHFSPGPSAGLGQPSVGVLFVGNSLTYYNDGIDHHLKGLEPSLHIQSVSEPGYSFKDHAQSEATLNAIRNGDWTYVILQDQSQLPVINPAFTEYYAKILNQEIRQSGTEPILMMTWERQDSLEQGVTTENLSTAYTALGETLGARVAPVGLAFALSRQTWPLLELATPDAHPTVYGTYLAACVLYGFLLERNPVGNPYRDANISVDIAAYLQRCAAEILGYEA; encoded by the coding sequence ATGGCTAACCGACTGAGACCGAGGCAGGCGATCGTCCAATTTTTTGGATTAATTGGCGTGGTTGCGGTGACCATGGCAGCTTGCCAAATCCACTTTTCCCCTGGCCCATCCGCTGGGTTGGGGCAGCCGTCCGTGGGCGTTTTATTTGTGGGCAATAGCCTCACCTACTATAACGACGGCATTGACCATCATCTGAAGGGGCTAGAGCCCAGCCTTCACATCCAGAGCGTGAGTGAGCCTGGCTATTCCTTCAAAGATCATGCCCAATCCGAAGCTACCCTGAACGCTATTCGCAACGGCGACTGGACCTACGTCATTCTGCAAGACCAAAGCCAGCTGCCGGTGATTAATCCAGCCTTTACGGAATACTACGCCAAGATACTCAACCAGGAAATTCGCCAAAGTGGGACAGAGCCTATCTTGATGATGACCTGGGAGCGACAGGACAGCCTGGAGCAGGGCGTGACCACCGAAAACCTGTCAACTGCCTACACCGCTCTGGGGGAAACCCTAGGGGCCAGAGTTGCCCCTGTAGGGCTGGCTTTTGCCCTCTCTCGCCAAACCTGGCCCCTGTTGGAGTTGGCCACCCCCGATGCGCACCCTACGGTGTATGGTACCTACCTGGCTGCCTGTGTGCTGTACGGCTTTCTGTTGGAACGCAACCCCGTGGGCAATCCCTACCGGGATGCCAATATTTCTGTCGATATTGCCGCCTATCTGCAACGCTGTGCCGCTGAGATTCTTGGCTACGAGGCCTAG